The Streptomyces noursei ATCC 11455 sequence GCAGCGGCCCCGGTGTGGTCCGGTGAGCTCTACCTCCAGTTCCACCGCGGCACCTACACCTCGCAGGCCAGGACCAAACAGGGCAACCGGCGCAGCGAACACCTGTTGCGGGAGGCCGAGTTGTGGGCCGCGACCGCGGCCGTCCGCACCGCCGGTGCGACCGACGGCGCCGCGTACCGGTATCCGTACGAGGCCCTGGACCGGCTCTGGAAGACCGTGCTGCTGCACCAGTTCCACGACATCCTGCCCGGCTCGTCGATCGCCTGGGTCCACCGCGAGGCCCGCGACACCTACGCGGCGGTGGCGGCCGAACTGACCGCACTGACCGAGGAGGCCCTCGCCGCGCTCGCGGCCGGGGCGGCGCCCGGCCGCGCGGTCTTCAACGCCTCGCCCTACGACCGCCACGAGATCGTCGCACTGCCCGCCGGCGAGGAGCACACCGGCGACGACGGCCCGGCCGCGGTCGCCGTCCACGTCCCCGCCCTCGGCTCCGCCCCGCTCCCCCGGCCCGGGTCCGGGTCAGGACCGGTCCCGGTGCGCGCCACCGCCGAGGCCCACCACCTCACCCTCGACAACGGGCGGCTGCGGGTCCGCATCGACGCCGACGGCCTGCTGGCCTCCGTGCGCGATCTGACCGCCGGCCGGGAGGTGCTGGCGCCCGGCGCCCGCGGCAACCTCCTCCAGCTGCACCCCGACCACCCCAACCAGTACGACGCCTGGGACCTCGACCGGCACTACCGCAACCGGCACACCGACCTCACCGCCGCCGACGCCGTCGAACTCGTCGCCGCCGGACCGCTCTTTGCCACCGTGCGGGTCACCCGCACCTTCGGCGACTCCCACCTCACCCAGGACCTGACCCTGCACGCCGGCTCGCGCCGCCTGGACATCACCACCGACATCGACTGGCACGAGTCGGAGAAGGTCCTCAAGGCGGCGTTCCCGCTGGACGTGCACGCCGAACGGTCCACCGCCGAGATCCAGTTCGGCCATGTGCACCGCCCCACCCACGCCAACACCAGCTGGGACGCGGCCCGTTTCGAGATCTGCGCCCACCGCTGGCTCCGGGTCGCCGAACCCGGCTACGGCGTCGCCCTCCTCAACGACTCCACCTACGGCCACGACGTCACCCGCGCACCCCACGAGGACGGCCTCGGCACGACCGTGCGGCTCACCCTGCTGCGCGCCCCGCACAGCCCGGACCCGGAGACCGACCAGGGCAGCCACCGCTTCCGCTACGCGCTGCTGCCCGGCGCCGGGACCGGTGACGCCGTCGCCGGCGGCCTGGCCCTCAACCTCCCGCTGCGCACCGCCCCGGCCCCCGCTCCCCGGTACCGCGCCCCGCTGGTCCGGGTCGACCACCCGGCCCTGACCGTCGAGTCGGTCAAGCTCGCCGACGACCGCAGCGGCGACGTCGTCGTCCGGCTCTACGAGTCCCGCGGCAGCCGTGCCACCGGCACCCTCACCCCCGGCTTCCCCCTCGCCCACGCCACCGTCACCGACCTGCTGGAACGCCCCCTGCGGGACGAGGAGGAGGGCCCGACCTCGGAGCTGACGCTCACCCTGCGCCCGTTCGAGATCCGCACCCTGCGGCTCCGGCCGCAGTACCCGTCCGCCGCGCCGCCGGCCTGACGACCCGTCGGCCCGCCCCGCCCGTCGGGCCCGCCCCACCGCGCCCCCGGTCCCCCGGCCTCACACCCGCGGGATGTTCCGCAGGTTGGAGCGGGCCATCTGCACCATCCGCCCGACCCCGCCGTCCAGCACGATCTTCCCGGCGGAGAGCGCGAAGCCGGAGACCATCTCCGCGCTGATCTTCGGCGGGATGGACAGCGCGTTGGGGTCGGTGACGACGTCGACCAGCGCCGGCCCCTCGTGCCGGAAGGCGTCGCGCAGCGCCCCGCGCAGCTGCTTGGGCTTCTCCACCCGCACGCCGTACGCGCCGGCCGCGCGGGCGATGGCGGAGAAGTCGGGATTGTGGTTGGTGGTGCCGTACGCCGGCAGCCCCGACACCATCATCTCCAACTCCACCATCCCGAGCGAGGAGTTGTCGAAGAGCACCACCTTCACCGGCAGGTCGTACTGGACCAGGGTGAGGAAGTCGCCCATCAGCATCGAGAAGCCGCCGTCGCCCGACATCGAGACGATCTGCCGGCCGCGGTCCACGAACTGGGCGCCGATCGCCTGCGGCAGCGCGTTGGCCATCGAGCCGTGGCTGAACGAACCGATCACCCGCCGGCGCCCGTTGGGCGTGAGGTAGCGGGCCGCCCAGACGTTGCACATGCCGGTGTCGACGGTGAAGACCGCATCGTCGGCGGCCTCCTCGTCGAGCACCGAGGCGACGTACTCGGGGTGGATCGGGACGTGCTTCTCCACCTTGCGGGTGTACGCCTTGACCACCCCCTCCAGCGCGTCCGCGTGCTTCTTCAGCATCCGGTCCAGGAACTTGCGGCCGCTCTTCTCGCGCACCCTGGGGGTGAGGCACCGCAGCGTCTCCCGGACGTCGCCCCAGACGGCGAGGTCCAGTTTGGTGCGCCGCCCCAGGTGCTCGGGCCGCACGTCCACCTGGACGATCCGGACGTCGTCGGGCAGGAAGGCGCTGTACGGGAAGTCCGTGCCGAGCAGGATCAGCAGATCGCACTCGTGGGTGGCCTCGTAGGCCGCGCCGTATCCGAGCAGCCCGCTCATCCCGACGTCGTACGGGTTGTCGTACTGGATCCACTCCTTGCCGCGCAGTGCGTGGCCCACCGGCGACTTCACCCGCTCCGCGAACTCCATCACCTCGGCGTGCGCCCCCGCCGTACCGCTGCCGCAGAACAGCGTGACCTTGTCGGCCGCGTCGACCATCCGGGCCAGCGCGTCGATCTCCTCGTCCCCGGGGCGGACCGAGGGCCGGCTGGTGACCAGGGCGTGCTCGAAGGCGCGCTCGGGCGCCGGTTCGGCGGCGATGTCACCGGGCAGCGAGACCACCGCGACGCCGCTGCGCCCCACGGCGTGCTGGATCGCGGTCTGCAGCACCCGCGGCATCTGCCGGGTGCTGGAGATCAGCTCGCTGTAGTGGCTGCACTCGGAGAACAGCCGGTCCGGATGCGTCTCCTGGAAGTAGCTGGTACCGATCTCGCTGGAGGGGATGTGCGAGGCCAGCGCCAGGACCGGGGCCATGGACCGGTGCGCGTCGTACAGCCCGTTGATCAGGTGCAGATTGCCGGGCCCGCAGGAGCCCGCGCAGGCCGCCAGCCGCCCGGTGAGCTGCGCCTCGGCGCCGGCGGCGAAGGCGGCGGTCTCCTCGTGCCGGACCTGGATCCAGTCGATCGCGGAATTGCGGCGGATGGCGTCCACCACCGGGTTGAGGCTGTCCCCGACGACCCCGTAGAGCCGCCGGACACCGGCCCGCACCAGGATGTCGATGAACTGCTCGGCTACGGTCTGCTTGGCCACCGGGGGAGCCTCCTTGCACACGACGAACGGGCCGAGGGGCATGCATGCCGACGGGCCGGCGGACCGCCGCGCGCACGGCCGCGGGAACCGTGGCCGCCTGCCGGCTCCCTCCCATCAACCCACGGGGCGAAGCACTCCGCCTCCGGGGGCCGACGCGAGGGGGGCGGTACGTCCCGTCACGACTCCCAGACGCCCACCGCCGTGCGGTCCTTGGCGTCGCCCGCGCCCCGGGGCTGGACGGCGGCCAGGAACCCCGCCAGGTCGGGCGGCGCGGGAGCGGACCACGCGGCGGCGAGCCGGGCGGCGAAGTCCGGGTCGCCGCTGAGCGGTTCCGCCAGGCCGGTGCCGCACAGCAGCAGCACGTCCCCCGGCCGGCCCGGCACGGCGCGGAAGCGGAACGGCGCCGTGGGGGGCCCGGCGTCGGCGGGCTCCAGATCCTCCCAGCCGCCGTGGCGGAGCCGGAACAGCCCGCCCCCGCCGACGGCGAAGAACACCCGGGTACGGCACTGCGGGTCGGCGGGCAACAACAGGCAGCGCAGCGCCGCCGGGTGTGCGCCGGCCGGCATCCCGAGCTCCGCCGCCCGGCCGCGCAGTGCGCCGAATCCGCGGTCCGTGAGGCGCTGCAACCCCGCCCGGAGCGCGTCGCGCCGGCCGGCGCGGAGGTCCTGCGCCAACCGGGTGGCGTTGCGGTCGACGGCGCCGCCGGCCCAGGCACAGGCGGCGCGGGCCGCGCGGTGCGCGACCGCTCCGGTGGTGGAGCGCCCGGTGGCGACGGCTACCAGGAACAGCGCGTTGCGGCCCGCCCCGAACCGGGCGGTGAGGTACGCCTCGCCGCGGACGTCGCCCCGGCGGTGGACGTCCGCGCCGCGCTGCGAGACGGCACGGACGGCGACCGGCCCGAACCGGGCGCCGTCCAGGACCGTGTCCGGCACCGGATCGGCGAGGGCGTCCGGCTCGGCCTCGGGGAACGCGGGGGTGTCGGGCGCCCGGACGGCGGGCGCGGGGGCCGCGGCCCCGTCGAGCGGCCCGGCGGCCCGCGGCGCCGACCGGCCGGGCGGCTCCCAGGGGCGCGGCTCCCACGAACTCGGCTCCCACGGCCGCGGCTCGAACGACCGCAGGGTCAACTCCCCGGGCCCGGGCGCCGCGGGTCCGGGTCCCCCGGACGCGGGGTGCTCGGGCGCGGGGCGGCCGGCCGGGTCCCGCGCGGTCCCGGGCAGGGGTGCGCCGGTAGCGCCGCCGCCTGGGCCCTGG is a genomic window containing:
- a CDS encoding alpha-mannosidase, whose translation is MHDDRLLVEGRLARALGQHIRPAQYPARVPLRLEVWHVPGAEGTRPAAEALSADYEPFAVGDAWGPPWSTSWFRLTGEVPAEWAGRRVEAVLDPGFTDDGPGFQAEGLVHDAAGVPLKGIHPRNRYVPVAAPARGGEQVRLLLEAAANPTVLRDFRPTDLGDIHTAPRRPLHRFAAADLAVLDETVWQLILDIEVLSELMHELPVDRPRRHGILRALENMLDALDLHDVGGTAAAARAELEDVLHRPAAASAHRVSATGHAHIDSAWLWPLRETVRKAARTFANVTQLVTAYPELVFACSQAQQYAWVREHQPHIWSRIKEAVRKGNWAPVGSMWVESDANMPGGEALARQLVHGKRFFLDELGVETEEIWLPDSFGYTGAFPQLARLAGAKWFLTQKLSWNQTDRMPHHTFWWEGIDGTRIFTHFPPVDTYNSQLHGGELAHAERNFAEQGRATRSLVPFGWGDGGGGPTREMLERARRLRSLEGSPRVTVEPPARFFEAAHEEYGAAAPVWSGELYLQFHRGTYTSQARTKQGNRRSEHLLREAELWAATAAVRTAGATDGAAYRYPYEALDRLWKTVLLHQFHDILPGSSIAWVHREARDTYAAVAAELTALTEEALAALAAGAAPGRAVFNASPYDRHEIVALPAGEEHTGDDGPAAVAVHVPALGSAPLPRPGSGSGPVPVRATAEAHHLTLDNGRLRVRIDADGLLASVRDLTAGREVLAPGARGNLLQLHPDHPNQYDAWDLDRHYRNRHTDLTAADAVELVAAGPLFATVRVTRTFGDSHLTQDLTLHAGSRRLDITTDIDWHESEKVLKAAFPLDVHAERSTAEIQFGHVHRPTHANTSWDAARFEICAHRWLRVAEPGYGVALLNDSTYGHDVTRAPHEDGLGTTVRLTLLRAPHSPDPETDQGSHRFRYALLPGAGTGDAVAGGLALNLPLRTAPAPAPRYRAPLVRVDHPALTVESVKLADDRSGDVVVRLYESRGSRATGTLTPGFPLAHATVTDLLERPLRDEEEGPTSELTLTLRPFEIRTLRLRPQYPSAAPPA
- a CDS encoding pyruvate dehydrogenase, translated to MAKQTVAEQFIDILVRAGVRRLYGVVGDSLNPVVDAIRRNSAIDWIQVRHEETAAFAAGAEAQLTGRLAACAGSCGPGNLHLINGLYDAHRSMAPVLALASHIPSSEIGTSYFQETHPDRLFSECSHYSELISSTRQMPRVLQTAIQHAVGRSGVAVVSLPGDIAAEPAPERAFEHALVTSRPSVRPGDEEIDALARMVDAADKVTLFCGSGTAGAHAEVMEFAERVKSPVGHALRGKEWIQYDNPYDVGMSGLLGYGAAYEATHECDLLILLGTDFPYSAFLPDDVRIVQVDVRPEHLGRRTKLDLAVWGDVRETLRCLTPRVREKSGRKFLDRMLKKHADALEGVVKAYTRKVEKHVPIHPEYVASVLDEEAADDAVFTVDTGMCNVWAARYLTPNGRRRVIGSFSHGSMANALPQAIGAQFVDRGRQIVSMSGDGGFSMLMGDFLTLVQYDLPVKVVLFDNSSLGMVELEMMVSGLPAYGTTNHNPDFSAIARAAGAYGVRVEKPKQLRGALRDAFRHEGPALVDVVTDPNALSIPPKISAEMVSGFALSAGKIVLDGGVGRMVQMARSNLRNIPRV
- a CDS encoding protein phosphatase 2C domain-containing protein translates to MEQQGAGRGREDDWWWRELYGEGSGAGGEDGEGSGTGPPAGTSAGGTDASDTLDERIESVLRTMGQGQGPGGGATGAPLPGTARDPAGRPAPEHPASGGPGPAAPGPGELTLRSFEPRPWEPSSWEPRPWEPPGRSAPRAAGPLDGAAAPAPAVRAPDTPAFPEAEPDALADPVPDTVLDGARFGPVAVRAVSQRGADVHRRGDVRGEAYLTARFGAGRNALFLVAVATGRSTTGAVAHRAARAACAWAGGAVDRNATRLAQDLRAGRRDALRAGLQRLTDRGFGALRGRAAELGMPAGAHPAALRCLLLPADPQCRTRVFFAVGGGGLFRLRHGGWEDLEPADAGPPTAPFRFRAVPGRPGDVLLLCGTGLAEPLSGDPDFAARLAAAWSAPAPPDLAGFLAAVQPRGAGDAKDRTAVGVWES